In a genomic window of Gopherus evgoodei ecotype Sinaloan lineage chromosome 14, rGopEvg1_v1.p, whole genome shotgun sequence:
- the LOC115635274 gene encoding beta-1,3-galactosyl-O-glycosyl-glycoprotein beta-1,6-N-acetylglucosaminyltransferase 7-like, giving the protein MNQLDATKSGFLVCIGLCIFILTFIYVRNTFSKVPSEQKSFPDTAECGVYPDELCSALFEGKSAAPQIGNWCQIIHQPEMPDCIRTPCNCSTVLKSLHFITRPLSEEEGNFSLAYIITIHKELEMFVKLLRAIYLPQNVYCIHIDEKSPQDYKTAVQNLVNCFENIFISSKRENVVYAGFSRLQADINCMKDLVNAKTQWNYVINLCGQDYPIKTNKEIIQYIKSKWNDKNITPGVVQPPHMKHRTHLSYKEYVHSGTSYVYPTKNMKDDPPHNLTIYFGSAYYVLTRKFVEFTLTDVRAKDLLEWSRDTYSPDEHYWVTLNRLNDAPAATPNAQWEGNIRAIKWKDQEGVAHNGCKGHYIRDICVYGLGDLQWIIESPNLFANKFEPTTYPLVMDCLERRYRLKVLQQAEVPLEAHWHFQESNYFNMKLNV; this is encoded by the exons ATGAACCAACTTGATGCAACAAAATCAGGATTTTTAGTGTGCATTGGCCTCTGTATTTTCATCCTCACTTTTATCTATGTAAGAAACACATTTTCTAAGGTACCAAGTGAACAAAAATCCTTCCCAGATACAGCAGAATGCGGTGTTTATCCAGATGAGCTTTGTTCAGCGCtttttgaggggaaaagtgcTGCACCTCAAATTGGAAATTGGTGTCAGATTATTCACCAACCTGAAATGCCTGACTGCATACGGACTCCATGCAATTGCTCTACAGTCTTGAAGAGTCTGCATTTTATAACAAGACCACTATCTGAAGAAGAAGGAAACTTCTCCTTGGCATACATCATCACAATTCACAAGGAGTTAGAAATGTTTGTGAAGCTACTCAGAGCCATTTATCTGCCTCAGAATGTTTATTGCATACACATAGATGAAAAGTCACCACAGGATTACAAAACTGCAGTGCAAAACCTAGTTAActgctttgaaaacatttttatttcatcaaAAAGAGAAAATGTTGTTTATGCAGGATTTTCAAGATTACAAGCGGATATTAATTGTATGAAGGATTTAGTTAATGCCAAAACTCAATGGAATTATGTTATTAATCTGTGTGGCCAGGATTATCccatcaaaacaaacaaagaaattatACAGTACATCAAAAGTAAATGGAATGACAAAAATATTACGCCTGGGGTGGTCCAACCTCCTCATATGAAACATAGGACGCATCTTAGTTACAAAGAATATGTACATTCAGGAACATCCTACGTGTATCCAACCAAGAATATGAAAGATGATCCTCCACATAACTTAACTATATATTTTGGTAGTGCTTACTATGTACTCACTAGAAAGTTTGTGGAGTTTACACTGACCGACGTACGTGCAAAAGATTTGCTTGAATGGTCAAGGGACACATACAGTCCAGATGAGCACTACTGGGTCACACTGAATCGTTTAAATG atgcTCCAGCTGCTACACCAAATGCACAGTGGGAAGGAAATATACGAGCTATTAAATGGAAAGATCAAGAAGGAGTTGCACATAATGGCTGCAAAG GTCATTACATCCGAGATATTTGTGTCTATGGACTGGGGGATTTACAGTGGATCATTGAATCACCTAATCTATTTGCCAACAAGTTTGAGCCCACAACATATCCACTTGTTATGGACTGCCTAGAGAGACGCTATAGGCTTAAAGTATTGCAGCAAGCTGAAGTCCCACTAGAAGCCCACTGGCATTTTCAGGAAAGTAACTATTTTAATATGAAGTTGAATGTCTGA